Within the Setaria viridis chromosome 3, Setaria_viridis_v4.0, whole genome shotgun sequence genome, the region AATTTTGGCTGTTCACATCTTAGGCATGTAGATTAAAGTAACTTATGAGAAAGATAATCACAAAGATTTAATATGTGGTTTCGTAATGTTATATTTTGTGATACATGTGAGTGAAATTGGGGAAGCTGCTCGAGGAGCCTGTCCATTATTGGACACACATCTGCCAAGTGGTCATTCTTTCACCATTGAAGCTGCTGGAGCTTATCCAGAAGTAAAACATGTTCTCCAATTGCTGCTCATTCTAAAGATTATGCATGTTGTACTGGCTTTGTGCTAGAGCAAAATGTGACTTGGCAGTGCATGCCGTTCTGGATAGATCAATACTCCAATTCTGTATGTGTATGCCGCGCATGTGTTGGCAACATAATGTATACGAGAGAGGGATCGGTGGACTGAAATCACAATTCAAACTATGCTTTGATAATGTCATATTCGTTCTGTGACATCATATATGAATGAAAATTGGGGAAGCAACAGCAGGCCTCAACGTTCTATTCAAACAAAGATGACATCATTGTACTACTGCACAATGTGCTATCCCTTACCCCAGTAGAATAAGGAAAATAAGAACATTATTAGAAATAGAAAATACATAATGATTTATCCGTGCCGAGCCCACACGTATGAGTGGTTTTTCTGGTAGGAATCCCTGGGATATTGGCGAGACGTCAACGGCCAAAACAAGATCTACAGCAGCTGCCAGCGGGAATTCAACATTGATGAGTGCCCACCGTGGCTGCTGCGAACCCTGCTCCAGTTTGCACTCAAATTAACATGTTTCCGACGCCACTCATTCCCTAGTGCCTATCATACTCTGCTTGTCCCCGAGAATAGCAGTCGACCAGAACAAGATTTTGTGATGAGTTATTTTGTGATGCTTCTACCGAACAATGCAGGGTGAAGACGAGGACTGACGGTGGTAACATATTATAGGACAGCAAATGCTGGACGCTTATATATTAGTACTACTTAGGCCTTGGGCCTTATTAGCTCCTGACTTGTGCGTTGTGTGCTCTGGATCCATGAGATGCGGGCCATTGTGAATCTTGTTGAGCTTATCCAAATTGGGCTCTTAGATAATGAAGTgttagggcagtcccaaccctTCAACTAGGATGATTTTCATAGCATTAATTATCATGCTGTATAGGACATTTGGCTTATGTATATATTAAATAAGAAGGAGAATTGGGAGAGCAGGAAACTGGGTCTCATGCAAGACCTAATTTCAACACGAGAACCTATGCACTAGACACCACCCAGTGTCGTCGTGATAGATGAAGAACAAATGTGATTGGTAGAGAGAAGAGATAATAAATTTATATGAAACTATACGAAGAAATCATGGGTTGGAGAGTGTAGTTTCTAAAACGATGTCCTGCTTATGTGGCATCATAGATGCACCAAAAGACACCTACCTGCCTCAGTTTGTGAGCAAAGATGTGAAGCTCAAGCCATTTCCAGTGTAAGATTTCAATGCATGGTTTCCAAGAATGTCGTGTCATCTTTGAATTTTTTGAAACCCAATGCAAAAATTTCATTTTATGGTTAATTATATATGTTAGCATACCATTTAAATGTTGTATATGTGTGACAAATGGAAATTGATGAAATATATGCAGATGAAACACAAACCCTCTTAATAGAAGTTTCACATGATTTCCAACATGTTAGAAACGGTGAGCTCCATTTTCATCCGcctgatgaaactcctcccATGTCTCTCCTCATAGATTATCTGCCATGTCACCATAGTAGTTTGTGTGGCACATCATTTAATTAGGATAAAACATATATGAAACTCCCGTTGGGAATGGCTTAGACTGGTACACAAATTCTAACTAGAATTCTCTATGGATATTATAAATGATGGAAAGGAAGTGTTTCATTTATTAAACAGATCAACGTTTGTTATTATAAGCTAGGTACAACATTTTTTATAGGCTGCGACACACTCATTCAGCCAATTACATTCAAGCCAGCAAAACATTATTATAGGCAAGGTACAACATTTGTTGAACATATACAAACCAAGGTCTGTCACTGTGACGACTGGACCCAACAAATCACAAATTACATATGACATATAATAAAATAGGCACGGTTACATGCATGTATCATGCCACTCTGTTGATATGGATATATAGTGTACCTACGATGATGAATCATGCCTGCCTGCCTAATTGAGTTCATGGAGTTTGAGTAGCAGGGGCAACCAACTCTTTTGCTCTTGCCACTAGGACAGGGAGAGGTAAGCCGCTCTCCGGAATCACCCCTACATTGCCAGAGAAGACCCTGTACTTCTCAACTTTGGATGGGGTCCTCTCCACAATAGACAGTGCTTCCATCATACGTTTTTCTCTAAAAACTTTTGCATAACGGGGACATGTTTCCAGCATGCATATTGTCATCTCAATAATAACCCTTCTCATCCTTGGGTATTCAACACTAGGTTTCTTACTGGACTTCAGTGTATCCACCAGCTTTTTAACAAGGTTAGGTAATCCATCGTGTTGTAGCTCCAGCTGGTGTGCAAAGTGTTGAGGGAGGACCTTACAGATCTGCGAAGCCAAGCTGACCAGAGCCTCAAGTTTCTTGCCCTGCAGCTCCGCGTTCATTATTTTCGCCAAAACCTACAGCATCATTAAACCAGGATTTTTTTCTTCATTAATTGTTTCAAGCTAATGAGATAAGACATGCATGTAATGTCTGATGgtaattatatatttatatattggTCCTACTTATTAGTGTCCACCAAATTGCTTCAGAAGAAAAATACCATGCACATGATACCTAATACAAGACAAACCCCAGCACCGGTATATATGGATGTGGAAgattaaaattattttaataaCTGCAAAGATAGATTAAAACAAATATAAAAAGAATGTTAAAAAGAGTTTCCTTCTAAAGATAACTCACCACTGGCAAGAAAGATGACAGGTCCCCGCTTGATCCTGCTTGGCTTAGCTTCTCTAGAGATTGAGCACACACATTTTGCAGCAAACTTGCTGTAACATATGTGTACTCGTCATGAAGGAGCATATCTTTCAGGTCAATAAAGTTGGGTCCTATTGCTTCCAAGATAGCAGAGAATTTGCTAGCATTCCCCATTGACAGCAGTGACAATGCTTCACCTGCCACATTCCGAACTGATGGCTGTTGTTCTCGACCAAGAAAGGCATTCACCAACTTAGTGATGAACACTTGGAATGAGAAAATATCCTCTCTTGCTTCCATGTCAATTGCAAGTTTAGCAAGGATCTCCAACACTAGCTCCATTTGGTCCTTGCTACTGCAGCTGTCCTCCAAGACCTCAGCAAAGTTACTTAGTATCAAGGGTTGTTCAGAAATTTTCTGCCGGAGTACTATACCAATTTCCCCATTGGTGCTTGCAAGCTTCTTGATCAATTTCAAAGATGAAGTAGTCCATAGCTCTTTCTGTGGCTTAGGGATGTTTGTGGTGTCTATGGTGGAGCTCATGAAACCTATGATCTTTGCAATGAGTCCCGTGGCTCTGCTAATTTCTGCACAATTGTCATGATCATGAGCCAGCTTTTCAAGGATTTCTAACGCCTGAGAAGGGAACGAATCCTTTGTTATCCAAAATTCCTTATCTTCATTTGGGATTGAAATCAGATTCATCACACGTTGCAAGAACTTGTTTTGAGTGTTCAGAACATTGTTTTCTGTTTGTTGCTCTGAGAGATCCAGTATTCTTGATGGTGGCAGGTAACCAGGCACCTCCACGTTTATGCACACTTCCGAAGCTCGAGGATCATAATCAAGGAGAGAAGATACCATTTGCATTGTTCCAGGGACACCCACGATCCAGAGATTGTCAGCCATCTTGGCGATGACCTCAGCAGCAAACAGCCTTATGCCTTCATCTTCTGGCTCCGTCCATCCCAGCATGCTGATCAAGGTGGCGACCGAATTGTTGCTTGTGGTGATTTCTGAGACAAGTAACCCAGTGTTGCTTTTGCTCGTTTCTGTTTTCTTCAGAAGGGAGTACAGAATTCGGACAGACGCGAGGTTCTGGATGTGGGAGTTGGAGCTCAGGGAATCAACAGCAAACCTGACAAGTTTCAGGTCCTCCTGGGAGAGGACGCCATCTTGCATGCACTTGTCATAGGCATCCTCATAGTAGAGGTTGATAGACTTCATTTCAGGCTCCTCTCCAAGTCCACATTCCTTAGCCAACAATCTTCTAAACAAGAAGGAAAATGCTGTCTCCAACATACATGCCATAATGTATGATATACCTTGAAGGAACACCATGACATAGAATATCTTTAGTGCTGGGATGAGGTGTTCATTGTTGTTGTCTATGTGATGGCCGTTAACCTTGAAAAGGCGCATCGACGATAGCACAATACGTGCGATGGCCACTGGAATCTGGATATTGCCTAGCAGTGCTGTGGATAATAGTATCAAGAGACCCAATGTTTTGAATGCTACAACAAGAGATATAGCCACCCATAAGGGGAAAATGACGGTGCACAACGTCTTAGTCGCCTTAACAAATTTTTGTTCATGGTGCTGGAGACTAAGCACTAGAAGGTTAAATATTATCCAAGACGCAAAGAGAGGCATCAGAGGCAACAGGGCGTTTGCTGGCTTCAGATCTACCCAATATACTCTACCAACAGCTAGCAGAACGAGTGCAACTATGGGGATACAACGAAAGAAAACAGTAGCAAATATATTGCGCCCTGAGCTGCTCAGCCCTTCGATGTACGTGGAAAACTCCAACTTGCTCACTAGCGCTTGAAATGCTGCTAGCACCAAGGTTTGGTTTGGTCCTAGCGGAAAGAAGTGATTGGTGATAATTACTAGGAAATTTGAAAAGCATACCACCACAATCACTGCATTTAGATAATACAGTACCCCACTGCCGAGTACCACTCTTTTCAGTTTGACACCACCTGTGGTCTTGAATAACAATTGGTCATCTGATCTGCTTTCGCGGCTAAACACCCTGCAGCCAACAAACAATCAAAGGATAATTTTgagcagaaagaaaaacaaggaTCGCACTATTTAGAAGGGTGTCTCCAATGGTATAAATCAGTTGATAGCTCATAATTGATGTTAGTTCCATGTACAAGGCAGCTTGGAAGATCGTGTTGTGGGAGAGAGTTACATCAAACAGTGAGTGAGACTAGCTTCACTCCATGCTAGTCTCATACTTATTGCACTGTTCAACTAGTAAAAATTTGATTGAGTTATCTCTAAGCTAGACCATTGGAGACACCCTAAGGCACGTGAAGTGCTCCGTTTAGGCAATCACGTGGCCATGTAAATCTTCATCCGATTGCCCGCATGTCtgcttgccccccccccccccaacacacacacatactCCCAACTCCCTTCATGCGTGCTAAGTGCATACTCTCCACATCCAATGAAAAACAATTCAAGCCAACACAAGGTCCCATTCTAGTATTAGGCAAGCATAAAAGGGCCCTAAAGGATAAATTACACACAGAGAGATAGGGAGAGACAATCATTTGTACTTTTTTTTGAAGTGGTGCTCGAAGGGTCAATTGGAGTTGTATGAAAGTAACAAGGTACTCTCTTATAAAGTTGTGCTTAAAAATTTGTTGTTGGCTTTGCCAAAATCTGGTCTTCTTATTGTGGTTGCTTCAACCCCATCATCAAGGGATTTATACAAGGTACATCTATGTGATGCTTGATATCGTGCAAGGTCATGTTGTACTCGCAATATCTTTCTAGATCTAAGGGTTGTTGTGCATAGTTTGGCTGTTAGATGGGTGGAAGTGATAGGAACTACGCATTAAAGATGCTATCATGAGAAATTATGCAGAGAAATTTTAGTGCAAATGAAATTAAATTTAACCATGTGCAAGTGCAAGGTAGAGAATGTGCATGCTTAACAAGGTTGATGGATGCTCTCAAGGTGAGAAAATTGGAGAAGACATCTGATGAAGCAGAAAGAGATGAATTGAATTATGAGCTCTGAAGGAGATCATTCAGACATCATGAAATCAAGATTTTCCTTGCTAAAAGGACTTCATGACACTCAATAATAAAGGAAAGTTAGCTAAAGAAATTACGAAAGAGCTTAGAAGAGTTGTATATGGCAAAGTAGACAGCAAGTCAATGTGTGCTAGAGCATCAACAATCCAGGTTGGTAATGGGAGCATATATAATTAATCAGTCGTCTGAATGTATTAAACAGTATTGTCACGCAGCTGGTTTTGCATGGATGAGAAATTTGAGAACAGCGATAAGGTCATCATACTAGCTTCTTCATCCATATGACCATCATTGGTGCATCTTGTAATGAATAATTTTGTCTACAAAACTACTCTCAACTTCAATAGCatagtttcatacatattcaAAGTGGAGTCCTTAAAGAAGCCACAAGATTCATCAAGCATTGGCTATTTTATGCGACGAAAGCGAAGTATGAATTATGAGGAGAAGGAATGAAAGAGCGATCGTAGGTATTTATATATAGTCTCTATGTGATGGGGAAGGTCACATAATGAATGATTGATTGATTCCAAGTTTAAAGACTCTGAGAAGGGTATGCACAATGGCAAAAGAGCATGATAGTGACGTACTTATTATCATCTGCCAACAATGTACTATTCCTGAGTGAATTTTAGATTAAGGTTAATGCTTTCATAAATTTTGGCAATGTACTATTCCTGAGTGGATTTTAGcatatttagggggtgtttggttccaccttgctaaattttagttgctaaagtttagcaacttttagctgctaaactgccaaacacccttagCGATTCATCAGTGTGAGGGTCACATGTTTGGATTCTCCGGGTCCTGAGTTCGATTCCTGAGCTTAGCGATTTTCTTCTTGGTTGCTCCAAGGGTGGAGTCAGCCTATTAATGGCCTCCAATGAAGGCTGGGGCAGTGGCAAAACTTAAGGccccttttaaaaaaaaggaagtcGGTGGATCATCATATCAACTCGCAGTACCAGATCTGAATTGTTAACAGGGTACCTTACTCCCAATTGCAAGATCTATATTTGTCCAGAACCATATAGCTTGAAGCACATGTAGGATTCATTAGTTTTTTCCCCCAATTCTGTTGCAATTGTTCAGTGAGATGTTGAGGCTGTACCGTGGTTTTGAGCATTGATCTTATGAGTCTCTTCCACACCAATGCCGTGCGCCATTCAATTATTATTAGGTTTCCTAATAATCTGACCAATTCTGGGGTGTACCTGTGCCTCACCGGCACAGCTCCTGGTTGTGGCCAAGGaaataaataattaataatTCGAAAAAATGATATTTTAGCCTGCCTATAGAGGTTCCTGGTTGGCTTGATCTGATGACTTGTgactattttaaaaatattgtaaaattactatgtttttcttttataataaCAATTAGTGGGGAAAAACTAGGATTTGGATATTATACCAATGTTAAAAAAATCTTAGTTAGACTTTTTTACACTTGCTAAAACATTTGTTCTTAGTGCTGCATAAATAATCTTGGTTTTTCTCACTATAAGGGTAGAACTGAATTTCGATTTTTATCTATGGTTACAAATATGTGAAAGAGAAATCACCACCGGAAAACTCACCTCTAGTCCCAGTTGGAGAGACACATAGGTATCGAAAATCCAACCAGGACTGATCTGTCGAAACAAAACGCctccctctttagtcccgggtctttagtcccgattggtgttaccaactgagactaaaaagttccaaaaaaataaaaaaataccaCCCGAGCCGGTCACCTGCCGCTCTcccgccacccgcgccggccACCCACCCGCCCGCCACCCACGCTGgccacccgcccgcccgcctcccgcAACGGCCGCCCGCTGCCCGCCCACACCCGCACCGGCCACCtgcccgcccgccacccgcgcTGGCCGCTCGCACCGGCCcacgccggccggcccgcccgcccgctctttagtcccagttggtgttttcaaccgggactaaacgccccACTAGATTCCctccattacaaccgggactaaaccctttagtcccaattgatATTAACAACCGGAACTAAACAGCCCGTCGGAGGTGGCCGTCGGTGGCATATTTTTAACCaggcctttagttccggttccaaagtcaaccaggacaaaaaaagggttggatggaaggtgtgTTCTTTAGTATTGAATATGGTACTATTGTATCAGTAGTAAATTAAAAGAAAATCTTTGGAATAATCAATGGTTAGCATGCGCATTGTAGTGATATGCCAACCATGGTGGCTTTTTCTAAACCGACAGCAAAATAGTCGCAAGGATTATTTagtacttttaaaaatatttttttatttgagaaaCATAAAGGTTAATTTATCATTAGTTTATAATCCATTCCACATAATTAGTATGAACATGAGAAACATGCTGGTGACCCCACCAAAATTAATGGGGTCAACTCATGATGGTTGATGACCTCGTTCCCATCAATGACAAGGTGATCTGTAAAAGGGAAACTCCCCCGTCAATTAAACTAGTGTACGCGTAGAAAAACGATTCACTCAAACCTGAATAAACCCATTAAGTGTGGTGTCATGAGCAACAATGACCTGCTATGTAGACAATTTTGATGACATATTGACATGTCACACTGTTTCTGACGTGAGGGATGAACTAgttttattggatgaaatcttGCTTACACTGTTTCCAACATAGCTTGTGTGTTGCATGCATTCTTAAAAACAACAAAATATGAAACAATGCATTGGGTGACCTATTTCATCCATAAAGTAAATGCTCCCTGCTTATGTGGTATTGGTTTGGAAACATAAATTTGAAACCTCTTGCTTGGAGAATGGCCTTAATATGAAGAGAAGTCAAGCAATGCCGTAATGACACGCAATCAGTTAGCACCTGAAAGCCTCGAGGAAGACGATCGCCGTTGCGTACCAAAAATCCTGTCGCAGGTCCGTGGAGAACCCGCCGAGCACGACGACGGTCGCCCATGTGAACGCCAGCGTGCCGAGGCCGTTGCCCATTCTCTCCACGAGAGCAACGGCGCGAACGAAGCGGTTCAGCCGTTTCTCTGCTGCCGCCCATGGATAGCCGCTCGCTGGCGATCTCGCAGCCTCGGAGTTTGGTGGCATTGGGACGGTGTAATGATTTGGATTAGCAGCGGCTGCAGCCATCCTGGAGAGAGAGTTTTTTTATCGAGTTTTGGGCATGTGCGTAAGGGTCGGCGCGATTTGGAATTTATAATTATAAAGACTAAAAGACACGTGAAGTCTTCTAAGACAAGAGGCGTATATAATCCGATCCTTAAGGTGCACGAACGATCCTTAGCGTGCACTTTCTTCAAGGAATGTGTCTCTTTGTGCCTTTTTTGTACCATCAGCACCTGGCATATGCGTGCGGTGATGTTTTAAGCATTTTGGTTTTTGCGCACCTATTCGTAGCGTCTTCTATACTAATGAGGAACTCCTTCACTATCCATATCACTGCCATTTTGCAAAAACTAGCGTCAGTAAAAATATAATGATGTGTTGGAGTGTTGGGTTTTAAAATTATAACACATAGTGATGGACGCAAAGGTCATCAGAAAGaaaatgtaataaattgttaCCGTTGGAGTTTGTTATATAAATGAAAGCTGTCACTGAAAGTAAGAAGTAATATTGTTGGTTAAAACTTTGCAGCTTGTGTTCAAATGGTAGAACAGTTCCATATGGAGTAAAAATATTATCAAACTGTTTGTTTAAAATTGTAACAGGTAATAGCGGACCCACAGGTCATCAGAATGAACATATAGTTGGATAATAAATTTTGACTGCTCATATCAgttaaaaagtaaaaaaatgtCACTGAAAATATAAAGTAAAATTGTTGGTTCCAAATTTGCAGCTTGTATTCGAATTTACTAGTTGTCCTATACGAGGTGGAATGGATATAAATTTATTTAAGAATTAACTCTCTCGGTCAGACTATAACTTTTAgttcacttttttttatttatacatgtgaCACCCGGCCTATATTTAGATAGCCCAGTGGTCCATGAGCGCAGGTGTGTATGTGTTAGTACCACCttactagttgagcaagggtggagccaacttataaatCTTTATCCACCAATCTtcggttaacccttttacacgaagtgaggaccaaagtgtaagcagggtgctatatGTATGTGTGCCCGCCCCTTAGAGggctgggcggtgcggctttgaaGGACgggtgttacaaatggtatcagagccgaccctTGCGGTTGCGCATACGGGTGAGTGTGCGAGTATATGTGTGGCGAAACCGCttaaattaacctgactaaaatgcacttaaatcgcctgacacgcgatcatgcattttaagcaagtcaacttggtcgtccgtcggatttcatccaataaatcacttactcaggatcgagaagcattgctcacacgaaggtgaatggcacagagattacaacattcccatcatattaacatagttcaacaatttattacatcagagttttcaaaattcaaacagagtttgcaaggttgtaaataacgaagaagtaaaacaagcggaagctacacgacgatacacaataccatggcgaagccggccatgatatcaatgatccctatcctcaccgtccgaggagggatcccacttgaccgtccaacccggaaggagctgggtaggccaagtaagACTAGCACCCAAAACAACAGCAAATCtaaaaaagatagccacaagcaagactgagtatagtaatactcaacaaggcttacccgtcaggtggtaactactccaccgactcctagacatgcaagactttttggctgtgggtttatTTTTACCAAAAGcaactaaagttggtccttactttcaatattttagcttagtttctaagttcattaactagtctaaattagcaacttatgctaagcaaacatagttttcaaataatttaaagaacaagcatcaagattaatatcatcatcatgttccatctttacttagtgtagaatagcgatcaagcagtcccaaactatgagaggcagacgaatcgatttgaatttattaaccatgcatggcgaacctaatctcacgacatccgcgcaccacgaagagtcgcttcatttgtcagccgtccccatcgatcccttaggcacgtgtcagggccaactttctttgacatgcaatgctccataatcccagcCTCtgtcgtactatgaccgcacttgcacccacatgatgcaccatgggaacgatgttccaaggacagtcAGAAGGTATGCCACACctcagttcaatcaggtactaggcttccctatcccatactaggtatgagattagtactttcaaacacttgatcacgaacgccgacacatttcgtttagacagatggggcaatccaccgaccaccaaaagagttcccAAGGTCCTGCCCCGCccgtcgtccttatggttgtaacataagtaaacaaacaactcctataacttgcgagtgacacgAAATCACTTAACTTTTACGTGTcatattaagcattgcatctacacgacttatcatgctagtgttcatatcaaaagggtactaagttcatgcatctaaggtgtcattcaactcctataaacgtaaatgcacaatcataagcatcagcATATTGCGTAATTTAAAAATAGGTAAGCATGCACCGAGGCTTGCCTGGAAAccacactaggttagtgtttgttaaacgacactcgcttggcgagcatctcccatctcggcacatcttagtccttccatcttcagGATAGGTCCACCATACACCGTCTTCGGgttcggttccatcatca harbors:
- the LOC117847662 gene encoding uncharacterized protein translates to MAAAAANPNHYTVPMPPNSEAARSPASGYPWAAAEKRLNRFVRAVALVERMGNGLGTLAFTWATVVVLGGFSTDLRQDFWYATAIVFLEAFRVFSRESRSDDQLLFKTTGGVKLKRVVLGSGVLYYLNAVIVVVCFSNFLVIITNHFFPLGPNQTLVLAAFQALVSKLEFSTYIEGLSSSGRNIFATVFFRCIPIVALVLLAVGRVYWVDLKPANALLPLMPLFASWIIFNLLVLSLQHHEQKFVKATKTLCTVIFPLWVAISLVVAFKTLGLLILLSTALLGNIQIPVAIARIVLSSMRLFKVNGHHIDNNNEHLIPALKIFYVMVFLQGISYIMACMLETAFSFLFRRLLAKECGLGEEPEMKSINLYYEDAYDKCMQDGVLSQEDLKLVRFAVDSLSSNSHIQNLASVRILYSLLKKTETSKSNTGLLVSEITTSNNSVATLISMLGWTEPEDEGIRLFAAEVIAKMADNLWIVGVPGTMQMVSSLLDYDPRASEVCINVEVPGYLPPSRILDLSEQQTENNVLNTQNKFLQRVMNLISIPNEDKEFWITKDSFPSQALEILEKLAHDHDNCAEISRATGLIAKIIGFMSSTIDTTNIPKPQKELWTTSSLKLIKKLASTNGEIGIVLRQKISEQPLILSNFAEVLEDSCSSKDQMELVLEILAKLAIDMEAREDIFSFQVFITKLVNAFLGREQQPSVRNVAGEALSLLSMGNASKFSAILEAIGPNFIDLKDMLLHDEYTYVTASLLQNVCAQSLEKLSQAGSSGDLSSFLPVVLAKIMNAELQGKKLEALVSLASQICKVLPQHFAHQLELQHDGLPNLVKKLVDTLKSSKKPSVEYPRMRRVIIEMTICMLETCPRYAKVFREKRMMEALSIVERTPSKVEKYRVFSGNVGVIPESGLPLPVLVARAKELVAPATQTP